From the genome of Hippocampus zosterae strain Florida unplaced genomic scaffold, ASM2543408v3 HiC_scaffold_271, whole genome shotgun sequence, one region includes:
- the LOC127594817 gene encoding LOW QUALITY PROTEIN: protein kinase 2-like (The sequence of the model RefSeq protein was modified relative to this genomic sequence to represent the inferred CDS: deleted 1 base in 1 codon; substituted 1 base at 1 genomic stop codon), which produces MGGWPCCPCCRPRPVPLAHLDEEVEQLDVEELESRRSRLPSVRSEFSRFRQLSVLGRGGFGKVMLVEDELTGHFYAMKVIVKQHIEQRNQRLHTKAERTILQAISHPFIVSLVFAFQSATRLFLVMDFMQGGELFFHLRKEHRFPDEKTQLYAAQILLALEYLHSQDIVYRDLKPENILVGADGYLRITDFGLSKVVQSDEKTYTYCGTPEYLAPEIFLEQGHGKTVDWWSLGALIYEMAAGAPPFYSKDQGKMFRNRINKPVEMKEHFSASLRSLLKGLLENNVAPXSAAKRLGSAGAFEIKEHPYFHGIEFGRLYRKEYKMSFRPVLEGPRDLRYFDRMFTEQQVRHT; this is translated from the exons ATGGGAGGCTGGCCCTGCTGCCCCTGCTGCAGGCCTCGCCCCGTCCCCCTCGCTCACCTGGACGAAGAAGTCGAGCAGCTTGATGTTGAGGAGCTCGAGTCCCGCAGGTCGCGGCTGCCCTCGGTGCGCAGCGAGTTCAGCAGGTTCCGGCAGCTGAGCGTGCTGGGCCGGGGTGGCTTCGGGAAGGTGATGCTGGTGGAGGACGAGCTGACTGGCCACTTTTACGCGATGAAGGTGATCGTCAAGCAGCACATCGAGCAGCGCAACCAGCGGCTGCACACCAAGGCCGAGCGCACCATCCTGCAGGCCATCTCCCACCCGTTCATCGTCAGCCTGGTCTTCGCATTCCAGTCGGCCACCCGGCTGTTCCTGGTCATGGACTTCATGCAGGGAGGCGAGTTGTTCTTCCACCTGCGCAAGGAGCACCGCTTTCCCGACGAGAAGACGCAACTGTACGCCGCGCAAATCCTACTGGCCCTTGAGTACCTGCATAGCCAGGACATCGTCTACCGTGACCTCAAGCCCGAGAACATCCTGGTCGGGGCCGACGGGTACCTGAGGATCACCGACTTCGGGCTCAGCAAGGTGGTCCAGAGCGACGAGAAGACATACACGTACTGCGGCACGCCTGAATACCTGGCTCCTGAGATTTTCTTGGAACAGGGCCACGGGAAGACAGTGGACTGGTGGAGCCTGGGGGCGCTGATCTACGAGATGGCGGCAGGCGCGCCTCCGTTCTACTCGAAGGACCAGGGCAAGATGTTCCGCAACCGGATCAACAAGCCAGTCGAAATGAAGGAGCACTTCAGCGCCAGCCTGCGCAGTCTGCTGAAAGGACTGCTCGAGAACAACGTAGCCCCCTGATCAGCC GCCAAGCGCCTGGGCAGCGCAGGTGCCTTCGAGATCAAGGAGCATCCCTACTTCCACGGCATCGAGTTCGGCCGCCTTTACCGCAAGGAGTACAAGATGTCCTTCCGGCCCGTGCTGGAAGGCCCGCGGGACCTGCGCTACTTCGACCGGATGTTCACAGAGCAGCAGGTGCGACACACGTAG